Within Felis catus isolate Fca126 chromosome A1, F.catus_Fca126_mat1.0, whole genome shotgun sequence, the genomic segment CAGATCTAAGAGAAGAGAATTAACCTTGCGGCAGGGATCGACTTGCAGAGCAGTTTGCCTGAAGACCCAGTAAGTACCCAGATTCTAAAGGCTTTTGGCGTTGGAGAAATGGAGGCTGAAGAGGAGCGTTTTCCTAGACTAAGGCAAGttcttcttctctttgttttgctGGCTCACACTTGTGCGGAGCGGGAAGATTATTTTATTACAGAAGAAACAGAGAGTGGTTCTTTTGTGGCCAATCTAGCAAAGGATATAGGGCTAGGGGCAAGAGAGCTCTCTCGGCGGAGGGCTCGGATCATTTTTAACAATGACAAAAAACATTTGCAGCTGAACCTTCAGACTGGAGATTTACAAGTAAATGAGAAACTGGATCGGGAAGAATTGTGTGGCCCCACTGAACCTTGTGTACTGCAATTTCAGGTGTTACTGGAAGAACCTTTGGAGGTATATAGGTATAAGCTTTTGGTCACTGACATAAATGACAATTCCCCTGTGTTCCCAGAGgcagaaatgattttaaaaatcatggaaaataCTCTTCCAGGCGCTGTGTTTCCCCTGAAAAATGCACAAGATTTGGATGTAGGTGTCAATAATGTTCAAAACTACACCATTTATCCCAACTCCCATTTCCACGTGCTCACCTGCAACAGCGGTGAAGGCAGAAAATACCCGGAACTGGTTCTGGACAAAGCCCTAGATCGAGAACAGCAGCCCGAGTTTAGATTAACTCTCATGGCAGTAGATGGTGGAACTCCTCCCAAAACTGGGACTACCCTGGTCCTCATTGATGTTTTGGACATCAATGACAATGCTCCTGAGTTTGTGCAGCCACTCTATCGTGTGCAGATCCTGGAAAACAGTCCCCTGGGATCTCTTATTGTCACTGTTTCAGCTAGAGATTTAGACACAGGAATAAACGGTGAAGTAGTCTATTCATTTTTCTATGGCGATGAAGAGATTACTAGGACATTTGCACTTAATGAACTCacaggagaaattaaaataattaggaaattagattttgaaaaaattaagtcATATGAGCTGGATATTAAGGCTTCTGATGGGGCAGGTCTTTCGGGAAAATGTACTGTCATAATAGAGGTGGTGGATATAAATGACAACACCCCAGAAATGACGGTGGCTTCCCTTATAAGTTCCATCCCTGAAAATTCCCCGGAGACCACGATAGCTCTTTTCAGTATTCAAGACCCAGACTCTGGGGAAAATGGGAGGATGGTTTGTTCCATCCAGGAAGATGTTCCGTTCACTCTGAAACATTCTGTTGAAAATTTCTACAAGTTAGTAACAGAAGGAGTGCTAGACAGAGAGACAAGATCTGAGTACAACATCACCATCACCGTCACCGACTTGGGGACCCCCAGGCTGAAAACGCAGCACAACATAACCGTGACGGTCTCCGACGTCAACGACAACGCCCCCGCCTTCAGCCAAACCACCTACACCCTGCGCGTCCGCGAGAACAACAGCCCCGCCCTGCACATCGGCAGCGTGAGCGCCACGGACAGGGACTCGGGCGCCAACGCGCAGGTCACCTACTCGCTGCTGCCGCCCGCGGACCCGCAGctgcccctggcctccctggtgTCCATCAACGCGGACAACGGGCAGCTGTTCGCGCTCAGGTCCCTGGATTACGAGGCGCTGCAGGCGTTCGAGTTCGGCGTGCGCGCGGCCGACCGCGGCTCGCCCGCGCTCAGCAGCCAGGCGCGGGTGCGCGTGCTGGTGCTGGACGACAACGACAACGCGCCCTTCGTGCTGTACCCGCCGCAGAACGGCTCTGCGCCCTGCACCGAGCTGGTGCCCAGGGCGGCCGAGGCGGGCTACCTGGTGACCAAGGTGGTGGCGGTGGACGGAGACTCGGGCCAGAACGCCTGGCTGTCGTACCAGCTGCTCAAGGCCACGGAGCCCGGGCTGTTCGGCGTGTGGGCGCACAACGGCGAGGTGCGCACGGCCCGGCTGCTGAGCGAGCGCGACGCCGTCAAGCACAGGCTGGTGGTGCTGGTCAAGGACAATGGCGAGCCGCCGCGCTCGGCCAGCGTCACGCTGCACGTGCTGCTGGTGGACGGCTTCTCGCAGCCCTACCTGCCGCTCCCGGAGGTGGCGGCGGCCGAGGCGCGGGCCGACCCGCTCACCGTCTACTTGGTCGTCGCCTTGGCGTCCGTGTCGTCGCTCTTCCTGTTCTCGGTGCTGGTGTTCGTGGCGGTGCGGCTGTGCAGGCGGAGCCGGGCGGCGTCTGCGGGTCGCTGCTCGGGGCCCGAGGGCCACTTTCCGGGCCACCTGGTGGACGTCAGCGGCGTGGGGACGCTGTCCCAGAGCTACCAGTACGAGGTGTGTCAGGAGAGGATCTGGGACCAAGgaatttaagtttttgaaatctgTTGTCTCCATTGCTCAACAGAAGTCTGTGAATGATGTGGAGGAAAACacacattttgtaaattttggaTTCAATTACGAATTTGGATGAAGGTTAGTTCTTTCTAAATATGATAGGTCTCCATTACTGCTTTGATCCATATAGAATGTCTTTCTTGGGTGTTTTGCTGATTCCACATTTCTATTAAAGGGATTAGAAATATTCTTTAAGCATATCCtcatatttactctttttttaatttctattttgatgGAAACAAAGAAATTTCAAACTTATTGCATTACTGAAAAATCATGAACATGTGGTTCAGTTTATCAACTTTTCATTATCGAGCACTGTTGATTTGAAGATGACTCCAGCTCCATCCTCTATTTGGTTGTTATATGGAAGCTCTAAATTTTTGAGGTTGTGGTTACTTAGGAGGTATCATTCATTAACATAATGAAGCCTATGTTTAATCTGATATTAAGCTTAcctatcttaaatttttaaatggaaaaaagttctgcaaaaaatacatatttttgtttcacGGTAGTATTAAATAGAAAGGCTACAATTTCTCCCGTATAGGGGCTTTTCTTCTATAACAACCTtcaatatatcatatatatgagtATTATTAAAAGATTATTAGATTATTTCAAGATACTTAAATGATAGATCCTTTTTGTCTAGCCCACCCCATCATGTTCGGTAAACTTCTCTCTTCAGTTGACGTGTACTGTTGCAGCTAcatttatttcactcatttccCCTTGTGACTTCAGACACTCAGACCAGATGGTAGATATTGCTAATCCAAGCTGAGCAAATCTgactcttttgtttaaaaaatggcttTAGAAATCAGATCCAAAATAGTTTTtctgttgggcacctgggtggctcagagccactcatcagtctctgtgctgacagcctggagcctggatcctgcttcggattctgtgtctcctctctctgaccctcccccactcatgctctgtctctgtctctgtctctctctctcaagaataagtaaacactaaaaaaaagttttatttatttatttttgtttatttatttttgagacagagaaagagcgtgagcaggggaggggcagagagagagggaggcacagaaactgaagcaggctccaggctctgagctgtcagcacagagccctatgcggggcttcaACGCACAAGctttgagatcaggacctgagctgaagccggtcgcttaaccgactgagccacccaggcgcccctaaaaaaatgttttaaaatggtttttctgTTAAGAACTTAACAAGAATGTGATATCATGTTggctaaataaatggaaagaaacacaaagtcaATCCACttagggaaaagaagaaaggagatgcCTAAAGAGCAACTTTACAGATTTTCCAATCTCTCTCCAGTCTGCTTTCTCCCTTGGGTTTTTGGAAACAAATATGTGCTCTTTTAATAAATCTCCTTTTAATTATGATAGCTAAGTGGATTTTTCCCTTGTGAAAAGCATGTTTAGATATTCTTTCATGGGTTGAACTTTACTATTAATTGGAAATTTTTAACTTAGGGtttttatattaatgtaatatttgGGATCAAAAGTTTGTGGAATATTAGTAAGGGATAAGCACAAGCTTTTGTTAAAATGTATgattttgagaagaattggtggctattttcaaattttagtttttggAATGTCTTATGAAAATTCTATGTAGGAGTTTTTGAATATAATTAGTGTCATAATAGCATTAGGGTGAAATAACATTGACAATGTGAAATGTGTTCTAAAAGAGATGTATACCTTTTTTGTAGAATCTTTATAACCTGGTTGTTatgttctggtttttgtttgtattttagaatCTATTCCATTGCATAGTGGAAGCCAGAGTGTTTTGCCATTTGATGAAATACATTTAGATCACTCCGAACTATTGCAAATTACTATTCAAAAGAGCATAGAAAATGGCTACTTGGGAATATGGGGTCTTGTTTATCCAGCTCATATAATGAACTAGGGTCCCAGAAAAAAAGGGGGTCTTCTACATTAGGAGGAGAATCCAtctatgagaattttaaaattaattgtgatttattgattgatctattcaacaaatatttgttgagtatccACCATGTGTCAGGGACTCTTATAGATGTTGGGGGATGTGGAAGTCAACAAAACAAAGTTCTCAAGTACACAAatgacacagaaaaggaaaaactaattatgtatgtatatgctaTATCAGATGGTGGTCAATACTAAGGAGAAAAAGCAGGGTAAGAGTTATAGGACTTATATGCATTTTCCCATAGTTTGAAAGTTTCATAAAATCATAATTCTCTGGCCTTATGTTGAAATGGCATCATAAACTGGAACTAACTGGTAGTTTTTTCTTTGATATGATTCAACCAATGGGAACCACAATTCTGTCACATACACTGCctagaatttgaaagaaaatccaGAAGAATTAACCCTTTCCTTTTTGCTGAGGGAATTTTAAGAAATCACGTAAGCATATGctgttatttttataagaatgacGTACCActattgtcttctttcacttctcATCTTTCGGAGCACCTCACCCATACTACaggttttaaaaagtaaggaCCATGTTTAGGTTTTTTGCTGATCTGTTTCAGAACTTAGTACATAGAtatcaataacattttttttaaatgaaggaatgaataattaTAATTGCATGGTTTTCTGATTACATCATCTCCAAACCATTTCCAAACTCCTAATAGCTGGCTAGATATCATACAGAGGGAATAAATTGTAGCAATTCTTTTCGAAGACAACGCATGGTGGCGCTGCAGGCTAaggcgttaaaaaaaaaaaaaaaaaaagaaaaaagaaaaaaagaaaaaaaaaaaaagcccaggaaCTGCTACGAACTCTACCTTAGATCTATAGCCGAAGACAAAAGCCTGTAAGCAGAGTTCCGGACTGTAAGTCTTACTACTCACCATCATTTCTGGACAAGGTTACCGACTAAGAGATCTATCACCGTCCCTAAGGTAGAGCTGAGCCCCGTTTCTGGAAAGCATTTATGGAATTAAAGATGGAGGTCGGAAAAGAGTGTTTTCCTAAACAAAGGCAAGTCCTGATTCTCTTTCTCATGTTGGGAGTGGCTCTGGCAGGCTGGAAATCCCGACGCTATTCCGTGATGGAGGAAACAGAGAGTGGTTCGTTTGTGGCCAATCTGGCCAAGGACCTGGGGCTGGGAGTTGGGGAGCTAGCCGCGCGGGGAGCCCGGGTGGTCTCTGAGGATAACGAACCCCGCTTGCAGCTTGATCTGCATACCGGGGAATTGATACTGCATGAGAAACTGGATCGGGAGGAGATGTGCGGCCCCACAGATCCATGTGTAATGCATTTCCAAGTGTTACTGAAAAAACCACTGGGAGTGTTTCGAGCTGAACTACTGGTGAGAGACATAAATGATCATTCTCCGGAGTTTCCTGAAAGAGAAATGACTCTGAAAATCTCAGAGACTAGCCCTCCTGGAACCGTGTTTCCACTGAAAAAAGCCCAGGACTTGGACGTGGGCAACAACAACATCCAAAATTACAGTATCAGTTCCAACCCTCATTTCCATATTTCTACCCGAACCCGGGGGGATGGCAGGAAATACCCAGAGCTGGTACTGGACAAAGAGCTGGATCGCGAAAAGCAGGCCGAACTCAGCTTAACCCTCACAGCGCTGGATGGCGGCTCTCCACCCCGGTCTGGCACCGCCCAGGTTCACATCTTGGTCTTAGACGTCAATGACAATGCCCCTGAGTTTGCACAGACACTCTACCAGGTGCAAGTTCCAGAGAACAGCCCTGTAGGCACGCTAGTAGTCAAGGTCTCTGCTAGAGATTTAGACACTGGGACAAATGGGGAAATATCATACTCCTATTTTTATAGTTCCCAAGAAATAAGCGCAACTTTTGAGCTAAACAACCTTTCAGGAGAAGTTcgcctacttaaaaaattagattttgaGACAATATCTTCATATGAGCTGGAAATAGATGCGACTGATGGTGGGGGACTTTCTGGAAGATGTTCTGTCTCCATTGAGGTGGTGGATGTTAACGATAACTTCCCAGAACTAACGATTTCATCACTCACCAGCCCCATTCCTGAAAATTCTCCAGAGACAGAAGTGGCCTTGTTTAGAATTCGAGACCGAGACTCGGGGGACAACGGAAGGATGACTTGTTCCATCCAGGATGATCTTCCCTTCGTCCTGAAGCCATCAGAAGAGAATTTCTACACCCTGGTAACAAATGGGGCGTTAGACAGAGAGACAAGACCCGAGTACAACATCACCATCACCGTCACCGACTTGGGGACCCCCAGGCTGAAAACGCAGCACAACATAACCGTGACGGTCTCCGACGTCAACGACAACGCCCCCGCCTTCAGCCAAACCACCTACACCCTGCGCGTCCGCGAGAACAACAGCCCCGCCCTGCACATCGGCAGCGTGAGCGCCACGGACAGGGACTCGGGCGCCAACGCGCAGGTCACCTACTCGCTGCTGCCGCCCGCGGACCCGCAGctgcccctggcctccctggtgTCCATCAACGCGGACAACGGGCAGCTGTTCGCGCTCAGGTCCCTGGATTACGAGGCGCTGCGGGCGTTCGAGTTCGGCGTGCGCGCGGCCGACCGCGGCTCGCCCGCGCTCAGCAGCCAGGCGCGGGTGCGCGTGCTGGTGCTGGACGACAACGACAACGCGCCCTTCGTGCTGTACCCGCCGCAGAACGGCTCTGCGCCCTGCACCGAGCTGGTGCCCAGGGCGGCCGAGGCGGGCTACCTGGTGACCAAGGTGGTGGCGGTGGACGGCGACTCGGGCCAGAACGCCTGGCTGTCGTACCAGCTGCTCAAGGCCACGGAGCCCGGGCTGTTCGGCGTGTGGGCGCACAACGGCGAGGTGCGCACGGCCCGGCTGCTGAGCGAGCGCGACGCCGTCAAGCACAGGCTGGTGGTGCTGGTCAGGGACAATGGCGAGCCGCCGCGCTCGGCCAGCGTCACGCTGCACGTGCTGCTGGTGGACGGCTTCTCGCAGCCCTACCTGCCGCTCCCGGAGGTGGCGGCGGCCGAGGCGCGGGCCGACCCGCTCACCGTCTACTTGGTCGTCGCCTTGGCGTCCGTGTCGTCGCTCTTCCTGTTCTCGGTGCTGGTGTTCGTGGCGGTGCGGCTGTGCAGGCGGAGC encodes:
- the PCDHB15 gene encoding protocadherin beta-15 isoform X2 is translated as MELKMEVGKECFPKQRQVLILFLMLGVALAGWKSRRYSVMEETESGSFVANLAKDLGLGVGELAARGARVVSEDNEPRLQLDLHTGELILHEKLDREEMCGPTDPCVMHFQVLLKKPLGVFRAELLVRDINDHSPEFPEREMTLKISETSPPGTVFPLKKAQDLDVGNNNIQNYSISSNPHFHISTRTRGDGRKYPELVLDKELDREKQAELSLTLTALDGGSPPRSGTAQVHILVLDVNDNAPEFAQTLYQVQVPENSPVGTLVVKVSARDLDTGTNGEISYSYFYSSQEISATFELNNLSGEVRLLKKLDFETISSYELEIDATDGGGLSGRCSVSIEVVDVNDNFPELTISSLTSPIPENSPETEVALFRIRDRDSGDNGRMTCSIQDDLPFVLKPSEENFYTLVTNGALDRETRPEYNITITVTDLGTPRLKTQHNITVTVSDVNDNAPAFSQTTYTLRVRENNSPALHIGSVSATDRDSGANAQVTYSLLPPADPQLPLASLVSINADNGQLFALRSLDYEALRAFEFGVRAADRGSPALSSQARVRVLVLDDNDNAPFVLYPPQNGSAPCTELVPRAAEAGYLVTKVVAVDGDSGQNAWLSYQLLKATEPGLFGVWAHNGEVRTARLLSERDAVKHRLVVLVRDNGEPPRSASVTLHVLLVDGFSQPYLPLPEVAAAEARADPLTVYLVVALASVSSLFLFSVLVFVAVRLCRRSRAASAGRCSGPEGHFPGHLVDVSGAGTLSQSYQYEFPSRKRTIRTMKELSSEYMYEEDMTGTAGGL
- the LOC101096200 gene encoding LOW QUALITY PROTEIN: protocadherin beta-15-like (The sequence of the model RefSeq protein was modified relative to this genomic sequence to represent the inferred CDS: inserted 2 bases in 1 codon), yielding MEAEEERFPRLRQVLLLFVLLAHTCAEREDYFITEETESGSFVANLAKDIGLGARELSRRRARIIFNNDKKHLQLNLQTGDLQVNEKLDREELCGPTEPCVLQFQVLLEEPLEVYRYKLLVTDINDNSPVFPEAEMILKIMENTLPGAVFPLKNAQDLDVGVNNVQNYTIYPNSHFHVLTCNSGEGRKYPELVLDKALDREQQPEFRLTLMAVDGGTPPKTGTTLVLIDVLDINDNAPEFVQPLYRVQILENSPLGSLIVTVSARDLDTGINGEVVYSFFYGDEEITRTFALNELTGEIKIIRKLDFEKIKSYELDIKASDGAGLSGKCTVIIEVVDINDNTPEMTVASLISSIPENSPETTIALFSIQDPDSGENGRMVCSIQEDVPFTLKHSVENFYKLVTEGVLDRETRSEYNITITVTDLGTPRLKTQHNITVTVSDVNDNAPAFSQTTYTLRVRENNSPALHIGSVSATDRDSGANAQVTYSLLPPADPQLPLASLVSINADNGQLFALRSLDYEALQAFEFGVRAADRGSPALSSQARVRVLVLDDNDNAPFVLYPPQNGSAPCTELVPRAAEAGYLVTKVVAVDGDSGQNAWLSYQLLKATEPGLFGVWAHNGEVRTARLLSERDAVKHRLVVLVKDNGEPPRSASVTLHVLLVDGFSQPYLPLPEVAAAEARADPLTVYLVVALASVSSLFLFSVLVFVAVRLCRRSRAASAGRCSGPEGHFPGHLVDVSGVGTLSQSYQYEVCXRRGSGTKEFKFLKSVVSIAQQKSVNDVEENTHFVNFGFNYEFG
- the PCDHB15 gene encoding protocadherin beta-15 isoform X1 is translated as MELKMEVGKECFPKQRQVLILFLMLGVALAGWKSRRYSVMEETESGSFVANLAKDLGLGVGELAARGARVVSEDNEPRLQLDLHTGELILHEKLDREEMCGPTDPCVMHFQVLLKKPLGVFRAELLVRDINDHSPEFPEREMTLKISETSPPGTVFPLKKAQDLDVGNNNIQNYSISSNPHFHISTRTRGDGRKYPELVLDKELDREKQAELSLTLTALDGGSPPRSGTAQVHILVLDVNDNAPEFAQTLYQVQVPENSPVGTLVVKVSARDLDTGTNGEISYSYFYSSQEISATFELNNLSGEVRLLKKLDFETISSYELEIDATDGGGLSGRCSVSIEVVDVNDNFPELTISSLTSPIPENSPETEVALFRIRDRDSGDNGRMTCSIQDDLPFVLKPSEENFYTLVTNGALDRETRPEYNITITVTDLGTPRLKTQHNITVTVSDVNDNAPAFSQTTYTLRVRENNSPALHIGSVSATDRDSGANAQVTYSLLPPADPQLPLASLVSINADNGQLFALRSLDYEALRAFEFGVRAADRGSPALSSQARVRVLVLDDNDNAPFVLYPPQNGSAPCTELVPRAAEAGYLVTKVVAVDGDSGQNAWLSYQLLKATEPGLFGVWAHNGEVRTARLLSERDAVKHRLVVLVRDNGEPPRSASVTLHVLLVDGFSQPYLPLPEVAAAEARADPLTVYLVVALASVSSLFLFSVLVFVAVRLCRRSRAASAGRCSGPEGHFPGHLVDVSGAGTLSQSYQYEVCLTGDSGTNEFKFLKPFFPSILNQDLGRKSEGNPTFQNSLVSLQEEDHQNHERAVFRIYVRRGYDWHSRWTVNTWRCTTKTPLQRRTCVWEWQERYQWASFSCHTHPRVSHIKPLIKVEI